The following proteins come from a genomic window of Rutidosis leptorrhynchoides isolate AG116_Rl617_1_P2 chromosome 10, CSIRO_AGI_Rlap_v1, whole genome shotgun sequence:
- the LOC139871137 gene encoding uncharacterized protein, with protein sequence MTWCLRKLRFLFGVLEIKGRLPVQTELDKRGIDLQSVRCLLCDGDVESVTHSLLTCVKVYYVWQKVLNWWGFNGITYTNLEELLQGNTPHIATDSGQGIWQSMIWTSGYLIWKNRNQAVFKNKSWSPPVALSEIQSKSYEWIGKRIKGKHIDWHNWFHNPSDTSAYKIVKD encoded by the exons ATGACTTGGTGCCTAAGAAAGTTGAGGTTTTTGTTTGGCGTGCTAGAAATTAAGGGGAGATTACCGGTTCAAACGGAGCTTGATAAACGTGGCATTGACCTGCAATCGGTACGTTGCCTATTGTGTGATGGTGATGTCGAGTCAGTAACTCATTCCCTCTTAACTTGTGTAAAAGTATACTATGTGTGGCAAAAGGTACTCAACTGGTGGGGGTTTAATGGGATTACATACACAAACCTTGAAGAACTCCTCCAAGGTAATACACCTCACATCGCTACAGATTCGGGTCAAGGTATTTGGCAATCGATGATTTGGACTTCTGGTTATCTAATATGGAAAAATCGGAATCAGGCCGTCTTCAAAAACAAGAGTTGGAGTCCCCCGGTTGCGTTGAGTGAAATTCAATCAAAAAGCTATGAGTGGATCGGGAAGAGAATCAAAGGGAAGCACATCGATTGGCATAATTGGTTTCATAATCctt CTGATACAAGTGCATATAAAATTGTTAAGGACTAA
- the LOC139871138 gene encoding uncharacterized protein: protein MTVMGFGARWRKWILSCLRSATISVLVNGFPTNEFKLERGVRHGDPLSPFLFILAAEGLNELTKMAVISGDNCFCGKYNSVWTNVIETGRFIDTLDIPFMNSFVRKVGDGASTSFWDDMWLGNVALKDKFRRLVRLESNHNVFVKDRTLWDGFKCAGNWCWSRPPMGRAKGAR from the exons ATGACTGTTATGGGTTTTGGGGCTCGATGGAGGAAATGGATTCTTTCTTGCCTACGTTCAGCTACTATCTCGGTTCTTGTGAATGGTTTTCCAACAAACGAGTTCAAGCTTGAACGGGGTGTAAGACACGGCGATCCTCTTTCACCGTTTCTCTTCATCCTTGCGGCAGAGGGGTTAAATGAATTGACAAAAATGGCG GTAATCTCCGGAGACAACTGCTTTTGTGGAAAATATAATTCAGTGTGGACTAATGTGATTGAAACAGGTCGATTCATTGATACTCTTGATATTCCGTTTATGAATTCTTTTGTCAGGAAGGTTGGAGATGGTGCATCTACTTCATTTTGGGATGACATGTGGCTTGGAAACGTTGCATTAAAGGACAAATTCAGGAGGCTCGTGCGCCTGGAATCAAATCACAATGTGTTTGTCAAAGATAGGACGTTGTGGGATGGTTTCAAGTGTGCGGGAAACTGGTGCTGGTCAAGACCACCCATGGGAAGAGCAAAGGGGGCTAGATGA